One region of Azoarcus sp. CIB genomic DNA includes:
- a CDS encoding lysine 5,6-aminomutase subunit alpha — protein sequence MTQLNLDQGQIDRARESARRIAHRVFDDMSQYTTTTVERATLRLMGVDGVDDNQIPLPNRLVGHLHEQGLLQHGAAAVVAGAMTEHALSAQQVAEAVAAGKLVLARPKHDKAARQAAEAIATKMCDHIAAQRAVRAEQIDKVGEARTPWLYLIVATGNIFEDIVQARAAAEQGADIVAVIRSTGQSLLDYVPYGATTEGFGGTYATQENFRLMRAALDEVGAKIGRYIRLTNYCSGLCMPEIAAMGAMERLDMMLNDSMYGIIFRDINMKRTFIDQFFSRMVNAYAGIIINTGEDNYLTTADAFDAAHTVLASQLINEQFAYISGLKPDQMGLGHAFEINPDLENGFLWEVAHAQLVRQVFPEACLKYMPPTKHMTGNIFKGHVQDALFNVVSTLTGQNIHLLGMMTEAIHTPFIQDRFLAIQNAKYVFGTMRDLHDEVEFRAGGRIESRAQQVLAETVGILADIEKIGLPAAIGRGTFADISRTMDGGKGLDGVIAKSPDYYNPFPDLMLAGAN from the coding sequence ATGACCCAATTAAACCTGGACCAAGGCCAGATCGACCGCGCGCGCGAGTCGGCACGCCGCATCGCGCACCGCGTGTTCGACGACATGAGCCAATACACGACGACCACCGTCGAACGCGCAACGCTGCGCCTGATGGGTGTCGACGGCGTGGACGACAATCAGATCCCGCTGCCGAACCGCCTCGTCGGGCACCTGCACGAGCAGGGGCTGCTGCAGCACGGCGCGGCGGCAGTCGTCGCGGGCGCGATGACGGAGCATGCTCTGAGCGCTCAGCAGGTCGCCGAAGCCGTCGCCGCAGGCAAGCTCGTGCTCGCCCGCCCGAAGCACGACAAGGCCGCGCGTCAGGCCGCCGAAGCGATCGCCACGAAGATGTGCGACCACATCGCCGCCCAGCGTGCCGTGCGCGCCGAGCAGATCGACAAGGTCGGCGAAGCGCGCACGCCGTGGCTGTACCTCATCGTCGCCACCGGCAACATTTTTGAGGACATCGTGCAGGCCCGCGCCGCCGCGGAGCAGGGCGCCGACATCGTCGCGGTGATCCGCTCCACCGGCCAGAGCCTGCTCGACTACGTGCCCTATGGCGCGACGACCGAAGGCTTCGGCGGCACCTACGCGACGCAGGAAAACTTCCGCCTGATGCGCGCCGCGCTCGACGAGGTCGGCGCAAAGATCGGCCGCTACATCCGCCTGACGAACTACTGCTCCGGCCTGTGCATGCCCGAGATCGCGGCGATGGGCGCGATGGAGCGTCTCGACATGATGCTCAACGACTCGATGTACGGAATCATCTTCCGCGACATCAACATGAAGCGCACCTTCATCGACCAATTCTTCTCGCGCATGGTCAACGCCTACGCCGGCATCATCATCAACACCGGCGAGGACAACTACCTGACGACCGCCGACGCGTTCGACGCCGCTCACACGGTGCTCGCGTCCCAGCTCATCAACGAGCAGTTCGCCTACATCTCGGGCCTGAAACCCGACCAGATGGGCCTCGGCCACGCCTTCGAGATCAACCCGGACCTCGAGAACGGTTTCCTGTGGGAAGTCGCCCACGCCCAGCTCGTGCGCCAGGTCTTCCCGGAAGCGTGCCTGAAGTACATGCCGCCGACGAAGCACATGACCGGCAACATCTTCAAGGGGCATGTCCAGGACGCGCTGTTCAACGTCGTCAGCACGCTCACCGGGCAGAACATCCACCTGCTCGGCATGATGACCGAGGCCATCCACACCCCCTTCATCCAGGACCGCTTCCTCGCGATCCAGAACGCGAAGTACGTGTTCGGCACGATGCGCGATCTGCACGACGAGGTCGAATTCAGGGCCGGCGGACGGATCGAATCCCGCGCGCAGCAGGTCCTCGCCGAAACCGTCGGCATCCTCGCCGACATCGAGAAGATCGGCCTGCCCGCGGCGATCGGCCGCGGCACCTTCGCCGACATCTCGCGCACGATGGACGGCGGCAAGGGCCTCGACGGCGTGATCGCCAAGTCTCCCGACTACTACAACCCCTTCCCGGACCTGATGCTGGCGGGAGCGAACTGA
- a CDS encoding KamA family radical SAM protein, which yields MLQKVVISPRQLLTRAELEAYDPASEPWQKQFGRRYTHHSELKDVLNNMEDVNETVYEKFAVSITPYMAQLMDPNDPDCPIRLQYLPSRHEEQKAGFATLLDELGEEGDTVPGTSVVHRYPRRVLFLVSNTCSTLCRFCTRKRMVSQPAGSVHKDEIERSIDYIASNKDIDDVLLSGGDPLTFDDERLDYILGAIRERAPHVRFLRIGSRMVVQLPTRVTPELCAILEKHRVQMVNIHINHPKEITPLLRERVKLIQKAGIMMGLQTVCLKGVNDDVAVLRELFMQAIEMGVRPYYVYSTDMVEGAHHFIVPYHRMLELYEGIRGWISGPAVPTFVVDGLGGLGKLPIIPTYVTEEIRRDGQGTTIKCRNYKGDTVEMPGLGLDFRVPSHSRA from the coding sequence ATGCTGCAGAAAGTCGTCATCTCTCCCCGCCAACTGCTGACCCGCGCCGAACTGGAAGCCTATGATCCAGCTTCCGAACCCTGGCAGAAGCAGTTCGGCCGCCGCTATACCCACCACTCCGAACTGAAGGACGTCCTGAACAACATGGAGGACGTGAACGAGACCGTGTACGAGAAGTTCGCGGTGTCGATCACGCCCTACATGGCGCAGCTGATGGACCCGAACGATCCGGATTGCCCGATCCGCCTGCAGTACCTGCCGTCTCGCCACGAGGAGCAGAAGGCCGGTTTCGCCACGCTGCTCGACGAACTGGGCGAGGAGGGCGACACCGTTCCCGGTACCAGCGTTGTGCACCGCTACCCGCGCCGCGTGCTGTTCCTGGTATCGAACACCTGCTCGACGCTGTGCCGGTTCTGCACGCGGAAGCGCATGGTGTCGCAGCCGGCAGGCTCGGTGCACAAGGACGAGATTGAGCGCTCGATCGACTACATCGCGAGCAACAAGGACATCGACGACGTGCTGCTGTCGGGCGGCGATCCGCTGACCTTCGACGACGAGCGCCTCGACTACATCCTCGGCGCAATCCGCGAACGCGCGCCGCACGTGCGCTTCCTGCGCATCGGCTCGCGCATGGTCGTGCAACTGCCGACGCGCGTGACCCCCGAGTTGTGCGCGATCCTAGAGAAGCATCGCGTGCAGATGGTGAACATCCACATCAACCACCCGAAGGAGATCACGCCGCTGCTGCGCGAGCGCGTCAAGCTGATCCAGAAGGCCGGCATCATGATGGGGCTGCAGACGGTGTGCCTGAAGGGCGTGAACGACGACGTCGCTGTGCTGCGTGAGCTCTTCATGCAGGCGATCGAGATGGGCGTGCGGCCGTACTACGTCTATTCGACGGACATGGTCGAGGGCGCGCACCACTTCATCGTGCCCTACCACCGCATGCTGGAACTGTACGAGGGCATCCGCGGCTGGATCAGCGGCCCGGCGGTGCCGACCTTCGTCGTCGATGGCCTCGGCGGTCTCGGCAAGCTGCCGATCATCCCGACCTATGTGACGGAAGAGATCCGCCGCGACGGTCAGGGCACGACGATCAAGTGCCGCAACTACAAGGGCGACACCGTCGAGATGCCCGGCCTGGGCCTGGACTTCCGCGTTCCGTCGCACAGCCGCGCGTAA
- a CDS encoding hotdog domain-containing protein, producing MTEITSLIRLRISAHDAHYAGDLVDGAKMLQLFGDVATELLIRSDGDEGLFVAYDKVEFLAPVRAGDFIEATGRIVSMGKTSRKMEFEARKVIVPAGIKGQPSACDVLPEPIVVCRAAGTCVVPAECQRNIR from the coding sequence ATGACTGAAATCACCAGCCTCATCCGCCTGCGCATCAGCGCCCATGACGCCCACTACGCCGGCGACCTCGTCGACGGCGCGAAGATGCTGCAACTCTTCGGCGACGTCGCCACCGAACTGCTGATCCGCAGCGATGGCGACGAGGGCCTGTTCGTCGCGTACGACAAGGTCGAATTCCTCGCGCCGGTGCGCGCGGGCGACTTCATCGAGGCGACCGGCCGCATCGTTTCGATGGGCAAGACTTCGCGCAAGATGGAGTTCGAGGCGCGCAAGGTCATCGTGCCAGCCGGGATCAAAGGCCAGCCTTCGGCCTGCGACGTGCTGCCGGAGCCGATCGTCGTCTGCCGCGCTGCCGGCACCTGCGTTGTGCCGGCAGAGTGCCAGCGCAATATTCGCTGA
- a CDS encoding OAM dimerization domain-containing protein, whose amino-acid sequence MSEQITENWVKPYGDTMNDGRVQLSFTLPVALDENAKEAARQLALEMGLDEPAVVHAEDMGQGFSFYVLYGQCRHRVDLSRIKVAKPEFETLDKDAINALIAEKMGRKMVVLGACIETDAHTVGIDAIMNMKGYNGHKGLESYHEVRAINMGAQVDSEDLVARAIEEQADVILVSQVVTQKNIHLDNLTRLSDLLEAEGIRDRVILVVGGPRISHELAKELGYDAGFGTKSYAEDVASFAIHEWAKRHAA is encoded by the coding sequence ATGAGCGAACAGATCACCGAAAACTGGGTGAAACCCTACGGCGACACGATGAACGATGGCCGCGTGCAGCTTTCCTTCACGCTGCCGGTCGCGCTCGACGAGAACGCGAAGGAGGCCGCGCGCCAGCTCGCGCTGGAGATGGGCCTCGACGAGCCGGCGGTCGTGCACGCCGAGGACATGGGGCAGGGCTTCTCGTTCTACGTCCTCTATGGCCAGTGCAGGCATCGCGTGGATCTCTCGCGCATCAAGGTCGCGAAGCCCGAGTTCGAGACCCTCGACAAGGACGCGATCAATGCGCTGATCGCCGAGAAGATGGGCCGCAAGATGGTCGTTCTCGGCGCCTGCATCGAGACCGACGCCCACACCGTCGGCATCGACGCGATCATGAACATGAAGGGCTACAACGGCCACAAGGGGCTGGAGAGTTACCACGAGGTGCGCGCGATCAACATGGGTGCGCAGGTGGACTCCGAGGACCTCGTCGCGCGCGCGATCGAGGAGCAGGCCGACGTGATCCTCGTGTCGCAGGTCGTCACGCAGAAGAACATCCACCTCGACAACCTCACGCGCCTGTCGGATCTCCTCGAAGCCGAAGGCATCCGCGACCGCGTGATCCTCGTCGTCGGCGGTCCGCGCATCTCGCACGAACTTGCGAAGGAACTCGGCTACGACGCCGGCTTCGGTACCAAATCCTACGCCGAGGACGTCGCGTCCTTCGCGATCCACGAATGGGCCAAACGCCACGCCGCATGA
- a CDS encoding Lrp/AsnC family transcriptional regulator, giving the protein MDELDRQLIELLKVNARLPVVKIAQALGCARSTVQLRLKALEDSGTISGYTVSVTKPQSSRSIQAMVLISIESKNEPDVVRALRKRHEITKLYSVSGRYDLCGMLETETTHELDAVIDRVRAIRGVVDTFSTILLSTKLDRPG; this is encoded by the coding sequence ATGGACGAACTCGACCGCCAGCTCATCGAGCTACTCAAAGTGAATGCCCGCCTGCCCGTCGTGAAGATCGCGCAGGCGCTCGGCTGCGCGCGCAGCACCGTGCAGTTGCGCCTGAAGGCGCTGGAAGATTCGGGAACGATCAGCGGCTACACGGTCAGCGTGACGAAGCCGCAGTCGTCGCGCTCGATCCAGGCGATGGTGCTGATCTCGATCGAGTCGAAGAACGAGCCCGACGTCGTGCGTGCGCTGAGAAAGCGCCACGAGATCACCAAGTTGTACTCGGTCAGCGGCCGTTACGACCTGTGCGGAATGCTGGAAACGGAGACCACGCACGAACTGGACGCGGTGATCGACCGGGTGCGGGCGATACGGGGTGTGGTGGACACCTTCTCGACGATATTGCTGTCGACGAAGCTGGACCGGCCGGGCTGA
- a CDS encoding zinc-binding dehydrogenase: MKHGSPYGTHRVVEPQGVLPQGAWKIDNSMSLCDNEILIDVSALNIDAASFTQIKTEAEGDLGRIAASVRDIVGQRGKMHNPVTGSGGMLIGRVAAIGPKLAGKIDLAVGDRIATLVSLSLTPLRIDAIRQIHVDKDQIEIDGQAILFETGLYAKLPDDIPEKVALAILDVAGAPAQTARLVRPGDTVVVVGGGGKSGTLCVYEAKKRAGPTGCVIGVSPFEKDCRRMTELGWVDHALRADATDAVSMMEAVSELTGGRMADVVINCVNIPNTEMGSILSTRDGGKIYFFSMATSFTAAALGAEGVGKDVEMIVGNGYAKGHAVLALELLRESPTLRRLFETLYV, encoded by the coding sequence ATGAAGCATGGTTCCCCCTACGGCACGCATCGCGTCGTCGAGCCGCAAGGCGTGCTGCCGCAAGGTGCGTGGAAGATCGACAACTCGATGTCGCTCTGTGACAACGAGATCCTGATCGACGTGTCCGCGCTGAACATCGATGCCGCGAGTTTCACGCAGATCAAGACCGAGGCCGAAGGCGACCTCGGCCGCATCGCGGCGAGCGTGCGCGACATCGTCGGCCAGCGCGGCAAGATGCACAACCCGGTGACGGGCTCGGGCGGCATGCTGATCGGGCGTGTCGCGGCGATCGGGCCCAAGCTTGCGGGCAAGATCGACCTCGCCGTTGGCGACCGCATCGCGACGCTCGTCTCGCTGTCGCTGACGCCGCTGCGCATCGACGCGATCCGCCAGATCCACGTCGACAAGGACCAGATCGAGATCGACGGCCAGGCGATTCTGTTCGAGACCGGCCTGTACGCGAAGCTGCCCGACGACATCCCCGAGAAGGTCGCGCTCGCGATCCTGGATGTGGCCGGTGCGCCGGCGCAGACCGCGCGCCTCGTGCGTCCCGGCGATACGGTCGTGGTCGTCGGCGGGGGCGGCAAGTCCGGCACCTTATGCGTGTACGAAGCGAAGAAGCGCGCGGGGCCGACCGGCTGCGTGATCGGCGTGTCGCCCTTCGAGAAGGACTGCCGCCGCATGACCGAGCTCGGCTGGGTCGATCACGCGCTGCGGGCGGACGCGACCGACGCGGTGTCGATGATGGAGGCCGTCTCCGAGCTGACCGGCGGGCGCATGGCCGACGTCGTGATCAACTGCGTGAACATCCCGAACACCGAGATGGGCAGCATCCTGTCGACCCGTGACGGCGGGAAGATCTACTTCTTCTCGATGGCGACGAGCTTCACCGCCGCCGCGCTCGGTGCCGAAGGCGTCGGCAAGGACGTCGAGATGATTGTCGGCAACGGCTACGCGAAGGGCCACGCGGTGCTCGCGCTGGAACTGCTGCGCGAATCGCCCACGCTGCGCCGCCTGTTCGAGACGCTGTATGTCTGA